The Listeria welshimeri serovar 6b str. SLCC5334 genome has a window encoding:
- a CDS encoding ATP synthase F0 subunit C (Produces ATP from ADP in the presence of a proton gradient across the membrane. Subunit C is part of the membrane proton channel F0) produces MDLVVACSVIGAALAIGLATLGAAIGQGIAVSRATEIIGKNPNAKKEVMGGLFLGLLMIVALMLFALAIAVILLWVNPFI; encoded by the coding sequence ATGGATTTAGTAGTTGCATGTAGCGTAATTGGCGCGGCACTGGCAATTGGGCTTGCGACTTTAGGAGCTGCAATTGGACAAGGGATTGCAGTTAGTAGAGCAACAGAAATTATCGGAAAAAACCCAAATGCAAAAAAAGAAGTCATGGGAGGTCTCTTTTTGGGACTTCTAATGATTGTTGCATTGATGCTTTTTGCACTGGCAATCGCAGTCATCTTGCTTTGGGTTAATCCGTTTATATGA